In a genomic window of Polycladomyces abyssicola:
- the fapR gene encoding transcription factor FapR, with protein sequence MRLSKKERQRQLTLALQQNPFATDEEMARQFGVSIQTIRLDRMELGIPELRERIKHMAEENFDRVRSLAPEEVIGEIVELHLDHGGTSILEIKREHVFTRNRIARGHYLFAQANSLAVAIIDAEVVLTASANIRFLRPVRLGEKCVARAKVVKESAHRVQVDVKTRVEEEIVFQGVFDMYRASGDEAVKLKEGH encoded by the coding sequence GTGCGCCTCTCAAAGAAAGAACGGCAACGTCAGTTGACGTTGGCGTTACAACAAAACCCGTTCGCAACGGACGAAGAGATGGCCCGCCAATTTGGCGTCAGTATCCAGACGATCCGGTTGGATCGGATGGAATTGGGCATTCCTGAACTAAGGGAACGAATCAAGCACATGGCGGAAGAGAATTTCGACCGGGTGCGTTCGTTGGCGCCGGAAGAGGTGATCGGTGAGATCGTTGAACTCCACCTGGATCACGGCGGAACTTCCATTTTGGAAATCAAGCGGGAGCACGTGTTCACCCGCAATCGTATCGCGCGCGGGCACTATCTGTTTGCGCAGGCCAATTCGCTGGCGGTGGCAATCATTGACGCAGAGGTTGTGTTGACTGCTTCAGCCAACATTCGCTTTCTGCGTCCTGTTCGCCTGGGGGAAAAATGCGTCGCCAGAGCGAAAGTAGTGAAGGAAAGTGCCCATCGCGTACAGGTCGACGTGAAAACTCGTGTGGAAGAAGAAATCGTCTTTCAAGGCGTGTTCGATATGTATCGTGCCTCGGGAGACGAGGCGGTCAAGTTGAAGGAGGGGCATTGA
- the rpmF gene encoding 50S ribosomal protein L32 — protein MAVPFRRTSKTRKRKRRTHFKLSVPGMVRCPQCGEFKLAHRVCKACGYYKGNEVASND, from the coding sequence ATGGCAGTACCTTTTCGGCGTACATCCAAAACACGTAAGCGCAAACGGCGCACGCACTTCAAACTGTCTGTGCCGGGCATGGTTCGTTGCCCGCAATGCGGCGAATTCAAACTGGCTCATCGCGTGTGCAAAGCATGCGGATACTACAAAGGCAACGAAGTGGCCAGCAATGACTGA
- a CDS encoding YceD family protein, producing MQVSLRELNRIGAETLVLNETVELEGLEREVRQLVRFEPLRVQVAISRNDHRFHVQGELETTATVVCSKCLTRFDVPLHTEWEEWLTEHPAYAEETEEREVQLIESDPVDLTPYIREAMLFTLPFIPVCREDCKGLCPKCGVNRNEVTCTCDTERIDPRLAALQDWFNQHHEKD from the coding sequence ATGCAGGTATCCCTGCGGGAACTCAACCGCATCGGGGCGGAAACGCTGGTTTTGAACGAAACGGTTGAACTGGAGGGGCTTGAACGGGAAGTGCGGCAATTGGTTCGGTTTGAGCCGCTCCGCGTTCAGGTCGCTATCTCCCGTAACGATCATCGATTTCATGTGCAAGGTGAACTGGAGACGACGGCGACAGTCGTCTGTTCCAAATGTCTGACGCGATTTGACGTCCCTTTGCATACCGAATGGGAAGAATGGCTGACTGAACATCCCGCGTATGCAGAGGAAACAGAGGAACGGGAAGTTCAACTGATCGAATCCGATCCGGTCGATCTCACCCCTTATATACGGGAAGCTATGTTGTTTACCCTTCCGTTTATCCCCGTATGTCGGGAAGATTGCAAGGGGTTGTGTCCCAAGTGTGGTGTCAACCGAAACGAAGTGACCTGCACATGCGACACGGAACGGATCGATCCCCGATTGGCTGCTTTACAGGATTGGTTCAACCAGCATCATGAAAAAGATTAG
- a CDS encoding SepM family pheromone-processing serine protease, with the protein MGWPSSNRYRWLQVLVILAVLAVLGWMIPVPYYVVAPGSAMPVAPMVKIQGVNPDEAGAFYLTTVSMKEGNVWNYLLAKYGADGELIAKQEILSPGENSREYFQRQEEIMRTSQDNAVIAAFHQAGKPVSVKLRGVKILRVVKGMPAEKVLKENDLIQAIDRQPVQTADQLMQALKSRRPGERVRLRVVRDGKLREETVTLTRLPVMPGKTQAGIGIVPVTDRLVKTRPVIRLNAGNIGGPSAGLMFSLEIVNRLTPGDLTKGYRVAGTGTISPDGRVGQIGGVEHKVVAAEREGATLFFVPKDIAPGDSNAKAAQATVRRLKLHIKVVPVATLQEAIRYLERLPQRRNTAFHQAETLTGRRDWHIITLFS; encoded by the coding sequence ATGGGATGGCCAAGTAGCAACCGGTACCGTTGGCTGCAGGTATTGGTGATATTGGCGGTTTTGGCTGTGTTGGGTTGGATGATTCCGGTTCCGTATTATGTGGTAGCCCCCGGTTCGGCCATGCCGGTGGCACCGATGGTGAAGATTCAGGGCGTCAACCCGGATGAGGCAGGCGCGTTTTACCTCACGACGGTATCGATGAAGGAAGGAAATGTATGGAATTATTTACTGGCCAAATATGGAGCTGACGGCGAACTGATCGCCAAACAGGAAATATTGAGCCCGGGAGAGAATTCACGCGAGTATTTCCAACGCCAGGAAGAAATCATGCGCACTTCGCAGGACAATGCAGTCATCGCCGCTTTTCATCAAGCAGGCAAACCTGTTTCAGTGAAGCTCCGCGGTGTAAAGATCTTGCGTGTGGTCAAAGGAATGCCGGCGGAAAAAGTATTGAAGGAAAACGATTTGATCCAGGCGATTGACCGGCAGCCCGTGCAAACAGCCGATCAGTTGATGCAGGCGTTGAAATCGCGGCGTCCGGGAGAACGTGTCCGTCTTCGGGTGGTTCGTGACGGAAAATTAAGAGAAGAGACGGTGACATTAACCCGTCTGCCGGTAATGCCGGGGAAAACACAGGCAGGAATCGGGATCGTTCCGGTCACGGATCGATTGGTGAAAACCAGGCCTGTCATCAGATTGAATGCGGGAAACATCGGCGGCCCATCGGCCGGGTTGATGTTTTCGCTGGAGATTGTCAACCGACTGACACCCGGTGACTTGACCAAAGGATATCGTGTAGCCGGAACGGGTACGATCTCCCCCGACGGACGCGTAGGGCAAATCGGCGGTGTGGAGCACAAGGTGGTGGCCGCAGAACGGGAAGGCGCGACCCTCTTTTTCGTACCGAAGGATATTGCACCGGGTGACAGCAATGCAAAAGCCGCGCAAGCGACGGTGAGGCGCTTGAAATTGCACATAAAAGTGGTCCCCGTCGCCACCTTGCAGGAAGCGATCCGGTATTTGGAACGTCTGCCCCAGCGGCGGAATACGGCTTTCCATCAGGCGGAAACATTGACAGGTCGTCGGGATTGGCATATAATAACCCTGTTTTCATAA
- a CDS encoding patatin-like phospholipase family protein, whose translation MGRPKIGLALGSGGARGWAHVGVLKVLREGGIPVHMIAGSSMGSLVGALYANNLELDMIEELATRLNRKYWVDLTVPRKGFIIGDKVRELIRLLTHGKSIEELSIPLAVVATDLVKGERVVFTSGPVDLAVRASISIPGIFEPVEWEDKILVDGGVIDRIPITVLREMGADLVIAVDVVPRFNEVKIRSIFDVIAQTLGVMERQMLSQQLIEADFLIHPELSEISPTAFHQVEKCIRLGEEAARAHVERIRERIRNWEGVDGDGMAK comes from the coding sequence TTGGGGAGGCCGAAAATCGGATTGGCACTGGGATCTGGCGGGGCAAGAGGTTGGGCTCATGTCGGAGTGCTCAAAGTGTTGCGGGAAGGGGGTATCCCCGTTCACATGATTGCGGGAAGCAGTATGGGGAGTTTAGTCGGAGCGTTATATGCCAATAACTTAGAGTTGGACATGATTGAAGAATTGGCGACACGGTTGAATCGCAAATATTGGGTTGATCTGACCGTTCCGCGCAAAGGGTTTATTATCGGTGACAAAGTGCGGGAGCTGATTCGCTTGCTCACGCACGGGAAATCTATAGAAGAATTATCCATTCCCTTGGCGGTGGTGGCGACCGATCTCGTCAAAGGGGAACGGGTTGTTTTTACGTCCGGTCCGGTTGATCTGGCAGTACGGGCGAGTATCTCTATTCCCGGTATCTTTGAGCCAGTCGAATGGGAAGATAAAATTCTGGTCGACGGTGGTGTGATTGATCGCATTCCCATCACAGTACTTCGTGAAATGGGAGCCGATTTGGTTATTGCGGTAGATGTGGTTCCGCGTTTCAACGAAGTCAAAATCCGGTCGATCTTTGATGTGATTGCGCAAACGCTCGGTGTGATGGAGCGGCAGATGCTCAGTCAGCAATTGATTGAAGCTGACTTCCTGATTCACCCGGAGTTGTCCGAAATTAGTCCGACCGCTTTTCATCAAGTGGAGAAATGCATCCGATTAGGTGAGGAGGCGGCGCGCGCACATGTGGAACGGATTCGGGAACGGATCCGCAACTGGGAAGGGGTGGATGGTGATGGGATGGCCAAGTAG
- the ylbJ gene encoding sporulation integral membrane protein YlbJ, translated as MYRTNPVLLSQLKSLGLALVALFFAFSLVFYPEPTFQASLKGLKIWWDVILPALFPFFIASEILMGLGVVHFMGILLEPLMRPLFRVPGAGGFVMAMGFASGYPMGAKLTARLREQHLLTRIEGERLVAFTCTADPLFLFGAVAVGFFRDASFGITIALAHYGASVLVGWLMRFHKGGSEVTTLSHEDQSFFLTRAFRAMHYARLQDGRTLGKLMGDAIHSSIQTLLMIGGFIMMFSVIIQVLTLLGVIHVLVLLIGPLLQAAGMPMEISGPVVAGFFEATLGVQGISNTLPTFSPTDHLAVAGAVLAWSGLSVHAQVVSILGKTDIRYTPYLVARFIHAGLAATLTYLLGVPLKMAEPEVTIPAFAARISVSGWPSFGEQVLWNAEKTLIVFIVLIGVGLIAQMMRSQSPAKR; from the coding sequence ATGTATCGGACAAACCCTGTCCTGCTCTCCCAATTGAAGTCATTGGGACTTGCATTGGTCGCCTTATTTTTTGCCTTTTCACTGGTGTTTTACCCCGAACCCACCTTCCAGGCTTCCTTGAAAGGACTAAAAATTTGGTGGGACGTTATTTTACCCGCTTTGTTTCCGTTTTTCATCGCCTCAGAGATCCTGATGGGGCTCGGTGTCGTCCATTTCATGGGCATCCTGCTGGAGCCATTGATGCGCCCCTTGTTTCGCGTGCCCGGTGCGGGCGGTTTTGTCATGGCGATGGGGTTCGCCTCAGGTTATCCGATGGGGGCGAAACTGACGGCACGACTTCGGGAACAACACTTGCTGACCCGTATAGAGGGGGAACGTCTGGTCGCCTTTACCTGCACCGCTGACCCGTTATTTTTGTTCGGTGCCGTCGCCGTGGGATTCTTTCGTGATGCTTCCTTCGGCATCACCATTGCCTTGGCTCATTATGGCGCCTCAGTTCTGGTAGGTTGGTTGATGCGCTTTCACAAAGGGGGCAGCGAGGTCACTACTCTCTCGCACGAAGATCAATCATTTTTCTTGACCCGCGCCTTTCGTGCCATGCATTACGCCAGGTTGCAAGACGGACGAACATTGGGAAAATTAATGGGGGACGCGATCCACTCCTCCATTCAGACCTTATTGATGATTGGTGGATTCATCATGATGTTTTCCGTCATCATCCAGGTGTTGACACTGCTAGGCGTGATACATGTGCTCGTACTGCTGATCGGGCCGCTTCTACAGGCAGCAGGCATGCCTATGGAAATATCCGGACCTGTCGTCGCCGGCTTCTTCGAAGCAACACTGGGGGTGCAAGGTATCAGCAACACATTGCCCACCTTTTCTCCGACCGACCATTTGGCCGTTGCCGGTGCTGTCCTGGCATGGAGCGGACTATCCGTTCATGCCCAAGTGGTCAGCATTTTGGGTAAGACGGACATTCGCTACACGCCATATTTGGTGGCCCGATTCATACATGCCGGCTTGGCCGCGACATTGACTTACTTGTTGGGAGTGCCCTTGAAAATGGCGGAGCCGGAGGTGACCATTCCCGCCTTTGCCGCACGAATCTCCGTCTCCGGCTGGCCATCGTTCGGGGAGCAAGTATTGTGGAATGCCGAAAAAACCCTGATCGTTTTCATCGTCTTGATCGGGGTTGGTTTGATCGCACAGATGATGCGATCCCAATCTCCTGCCAAAAGGTGA
- the coaD gene encoding pantetheine-phosphate adenylyltransferase codes for MTIAVYPGSFDPLTYGHLDIIQRSSKVVDHLIVAVLHNAQKQPLFSVDERKALISEVVSGMKNVEVDSFDGLLVDYVRERNADVIVRGLRAITDFEYELQLASINRKMNPDAETLFMMTNNQYSFLSSKMVKEVAKYGADVSDLVPPPVEAALRNKFGFQ; via the coding sequence GTGACAATTGCCGTATATCCTGGAAGTTTTGATCCTTTGACCTACGGTCATCTCGATATCATCCAACGCAGTTCCAAAGTGGTGGATCACCTGATTGTGGCGGTACTACATAATGCACAGAAACAGCCCTTGTTTAGTGTGGATGAGCGGAAAGCGCTCATCAGTGAAGTGGTGTCCGGAATGAAAAACGTGGAAGTGGACAGTTTTGACGGGCTGTTGGTCGACTATGTACGCGAACGGAACGCGGATGTGATTGTTCGCGGATTGCGGGCGATTACCGATTTTGAGTATGAGTTGCAATTGGCTTCCATCAATCGAAAAATGAATCCGGACGCGGAAACCCTGTTTATGATGACGAACAACCAATATTCTTTCCTCAGTTCCAAGATGGTCAAAGAGGTGGCCAAATATGGGGCGGACGTCAGCGATCTGGTTCCCCCGCCTGTTGAGGCCGCGCTTCGGAACAAATTTGGATTCCAGTGA
- the rsmD gene encoding 16S rRNA (guanine(966)-N(2))-methyltransferase RsmD, with the protein MRIIAGTARGLRLKMVPGKHVRPTADRVKESLFHIIGPFFDGGWVLDLFAGTGALGLEALSRGMDRAVFVDRHRLSVETIRANVQLAGFEKQSEIYQRDARAAIRVLARRGIRFQFVFVDPPYREGLHVPVLKQLAVTSILEKNGMVVVESASDQELPKAVEELHVTRELEYGDTVIRLYQQQSDA; encoded by the coding sequence ATGCGGATTATTGCCGGTACTGCACGCGGTTTGCGATTGAAAATGGTTCCCGGCAAACACGTGAGGCCCACTGCGGACAGGGTGAAGGAGTCATTGTTTCACATCATCGGCCCTTTTTTTGACGGCGGATGGGTGCTGGACCTCTTTGCGGGTACCGGTGCCCTGGGCTTGGAAGCTCTAAGTCGCGGGATGGATCGCGCGGTGTTCGTGGATCGTCATCGGTTGAGTGTGGAAACGATCCGTGCCAATGTTCAATTGGCCGGCTTCGAGAAACAATCGGAGATTTATCAGCGAGACGCGCGAGCCGCCATTCGAGTGTTGGCCCGACGCGGGATTCGCTTTCAATTCGTTTTTGTCGATCCGCCATACCGAGAAGGGTTGCATGTACCCGTGTTGAAGCAGTTGGCGGTAACATCGATTTTGGAAAAAAACGGCATGGTCGTTGTAGAATCAGCGTCTGATCAGGAACTGCCGAAAGCAGTGGAGGAACTTCACGTTACTCGCGAGCTGGAGTATGGTGACACCGTGATCAGGTTATACCAGCAACAAAGTGATGCTTAG
- the recG gene encoding ATP-dependent DNA helicase RecG, which translates to MDLRNTPVTAVTGVGEKRAEELEQLGIRTVEDLLTYFPYRYDDYRLVDLTSAEHEERVTVRGKLLTIPSIRWYGGKKSRISAKLDVDGLAVQVVWFNQAYLKSKLQIGQSLMVSGKWDRHRLQITADRTFFSSAEQEKQAGRLMPVYSISGGIKVAWLRKTIHQAFLQFGRHIEEVLPTEIREQYRLMDRAQAMYRLHFPRSREEGSRARRRMAYEELFLYELKLLHWRRQTRERVKGIAHEFDTGQVKQLIEGLPFSLTGAQQRVVREILDDMRSPEQMHRLLQGDVGSGKTVIAAIALYANYLSGCQGALMVPTEILAEQHLQSLRKILEPHGVRLALLTGSLTTKERREVLSELQMGLADVVVGTHALIQEPVMFHRLGLVITDEQHRFGVKQRARFREKGEAPDVLHMTATPIPRTLAITVYGDMDVSVIDEMPAGRQPVDTYWVKSDVWPRVVQFIAKECRNHHQAYVICPLIDESEKLDLQNAQAVYEELTQSLAPVRVGLLHGKMSPAEKEEVMRRFAANDIQVLVSTTVVEVGVNVPNATVMVVYDADRFGLAQLHQLRGRVGRGGGAATCILVADPKTETGVERMRIMTETTDGFEIAQRDLELRGPGDFFGVKQSGLPDFRVADVVEDAKILEIARTDAIRLITSSDFWQRKEWSPLHRYLRSLDEEGQVNFD; encoded by the coding sequence ATGGATTTGAGAAACACGCCAGTGACGGCAGTGACGGGAGTGGGAGAAAAACGGGCGGAAGAGCTGGAGCAGTTGGGCATCCGAACCGTGGAGGACTTGTTGACTTATTTTCCATACCGGTACGATGATTACCGTCTGGTCGATTTGACCTCGGCGGAGCACGAGGAGCGAGTCACCGTCCGGGGCAAGTTGCTCACCATCCCCAGCATCCGATGGTATGGCGGAAAAAAGTCCCGTATCAGCGCCAAACTGGATGTGGACGGCCTGGCGGTTCAAGTGGTGTGGTTCAATCAGGCATATCTCAAATCCAAACTTCAAATAGGGCAGTCCCTGATGGTTTCGGGAAAATGGGATCGGCATCGCTTGCAGATCACTGCGGATCGGACTTTTTTTAGTAGTGCCGAGCAGGAAAAGCAAGCCGGTCGCCTTATGCCGGTCTATTCGATCTCGGGCGGCATCAAGGTCGCCTGGTTGCGCAAAACCATCCATCAGGCGTTTCTTCAGTTTGGACGCCATATTGAAGAGGTGTTGCCGACGGAGATCCGCGAACAGTACCGGTTGATGGACCGGGCGCAGGCCATGTATCGTCTTCATTTTCCCCGGAGCAGGGAGGAAGGAAGCCGTGCCCGACGCCGAATGGCATATGAGGAGCTGTTTTTGTATGAATTGAAACTCCTTCATTGGCGGAGGCAGACGCGTGAACGGGTAAAAGGGATTGCCCATGAATTCGATACAGGTCAAGTAAAACAATTGATCGAGGGTTTGCCGTTTTCCCTGACGGGTGCCCAACAGCGCGTCGTTCGCGAAATTTTGGACGATATGCGCTCGCCGGAGCAAATGCATCGTCTATTGCAGGGAGATGTGGGTTCAGGGAAAACGGTCATTGCGGCGATCGCACTCTACGCCAATTATCTGAGCGGTTGTCAGGGCGCGTTGATGGTGCCGACCGAGATTTTGGCTGAGCAACATTTGCAATCATTGAGGAAAATATTAGAACCACACGGCGTCCGTTTGGCTTTGTTGACAGGAAGTTTGACCACCAAAGAGCGAAGGGAAGTATTGAGTGAATTGCAGATGGGGTTGGCCGATGTGGTGGTGGGCACGCACGCGTTGATCCAGGAACCAGTGATGTTTCACCGCTTGGGATTGGTGATCACGGACGAACAGCACCGGTTCGGGGTGAAGCAGCGGGCCCGTTTTCGAGAAAAAGGCGAAGCGCCGGACGTACTCCATATGACGGCGACGCCCATTCCTCGTACACTGGCGATCACGGTTTACGGGGATATGGACGTCTCAGTGATCGATGAGATGCCGGCCGGTCGTCAACCTGTCGACACCTATTGGGTCAAATCCGATGTATGGCCACGTGTGGTGCAATTTATCGCCAAGGAATGCCGCAACCATCATCAGGCGTACGTCATCTGCCCCTTGATCGACGAATCCGAGAAACTGGATTTGCAAAACGCCCAGGCTGTGTATGAAGAATTGACGCAATCGCTGGCGCCGGTGCGGGTTGGTCTTTTACACGGAAAAATGTCTCCGGCGGAGAAAGAAGAAGTGATGCGGCGGTTTGCGGCCAATGACATCCAGGTGTTGGTGTCCACCACCGTTGTGGAAGTGGGGGTTAACGTACCCAACGCCACTGTGATGGTCGTTTATGATGCCGACCGTTTCGGATTGGCCCAACTCCATCAGTTACGCGGACGGGTTGGACGCGGCGGTGGGGCGGCTACTTGCATTCTGGTGGCTGATCCCAAAACGGAAACGGGCGTGGAACGGATGCGAATCATGACAGAGACGACAGACGGATTTGAAATCGCCCAACGCGATTTGGAACTGAGGGGACCGGGAGATTTCTTTGGTGTCAAACAGAGCGGGTTGCCCGATTTTCGGGTGGCCGATGTAGTAGAGGATGCCAAGATCTTGGAAATCGCCCGTACGGATGCCATCCGGTTGATCACAAGTTCTGATTTTTGGCAGCGCAAAGAATGGTCGCCCCTGCACCGCTACCTTCGAAGTTTGGATGAAGAAGGACAAGTGAATTTTGATTAA
- the sdaAA gene encoding L-serine ammonia-lyase, iron-sulfur-dependent, subunit alpha, whose translation MKFRTIAELVEIAESEQMPISEVMIRAEMEATGESRESIFRMMEQNLDVMEQAIHRGLTEDIRSHSGLTGGDAKKIQAYKNKAKLLLSGPTVLDAVSRATAVSEVNAAMGTIVATPTAGSCGILPGCVFTAANRLNSDRETMVRALFVGGAIGYIIANNACISGAAGGCQAEVGSATAMAAAAVVEMAGGTPSMSAQAVAIALKNMLGLVCDPVAGLVEAPCVKRNAMGAAIAMVAADMAMAGVESVIPPDEVVEAMYKIGRDMPVALKETALGGLAATPTGRALERRIFGGTPK comes from the coding sequence ATGAAATTTCGAACGATAGCCGAATTGGTGGAAATTGCCGAGTCGGAACAAATGCCGATCTCGGAAGTGATGATAAGGGCGGAGATGGAAGCGACGGGGGAATCCCGCGAGTCGATCTTCCGTATGATGGAGCAAAATCTGGATGTGATGGAGCAGGCCATCCATCGCGGCCTGACGGAAGATATCCGTTCACACAGCGGATTGACGGGCGGTGACGCCAAAAAGATTCAAGCCTACAAAAACAAAGCGAAACTTCTGCTCTCCGGTCCGACTGTTTTGGATGCGGTTTCACGTGCGACAGCCGTATCCGAAGTGAACGCTGCGATGGGAACGATCGTGGCCACGCCGACGGCCGGTTCTTGCGGTATTCTGCCCGGTTGTGTGTTCACCGCGGCCAACCGATTGAACTCAGACAGGGAAACGATGGTTCGGGCGCTGTTTGTCGGCGGGGCGATCGGATACATTATCGCCAACAATGCATGCATTTCCGGGGCGGCAGGAGGTTGTCAGGCCGAGGTGGGATCCGCTACGGCGATGGCAGCTGCTGCTGTCGTGGAAATGGCCGGTGGAACTCCCTCGATGTCAGCGCAAGCAGTGGCGATTGCGTTGAAAAACATGCTGGGTTTGGTCTGTGATCCTGTTGCCGGGCTGGTCGAAGCCCCCTGCGTCAAACGCAATGCGATGGGAGCAGCGATCGCGATGGTGGCGGCAGATATGGCGATGGCCGGGGTGGAAAGCGTTATTCCGCCGGATGAAGTGGTGGAAGCGATGTACAAGATCGGCCGGGATATGCCGGTGGCTCTGAAAGAAACGGCATTAGGAGGGTTGGCGGCGACCCCGACGGGACGAGCGTTGGAGCGTCGGATTTTCGGGGGGACGCCAAAGTGA
- the sdaAB gene encoding L-serine ammonia-lyase, iron-sulfur-dependent subunit beta, with translation MKYRTVFDIIGPIMIGPSSSHTAGAARIGRAARALFGRKPKKVTITFYGSFAKTYRGHGTDIAIVGGVLDFDTFDKRIVDSLKIARDQGIEVVFRESEEVPDHPNTARILLEDENGSTEVVGISIGGGKMEITELNGFSLNLSGNAPTLLVLHHDRYGAIATVAGILARHQINIGYMQVSRKEKGSLALMTIETDQSVSEEVKAEIEAQEGITGVTVLS, from the coding sequence ATGAAGTATCGTACAGTTTTTGACATTATCGGGCCGATTATGATCGGCCCCTCCAGTTCTCATACTGCCGGTGCGGCACGTATCGGACGGGCGGCCCGCGCATTGTTCGGCAGAAAACCGAAAAAAGTGACGATTACGTTTTACGGTTCATTTGCCAAGACATATCGGGGACACGGCACAGACATCGCTATCGTCGGTGGTGTATTGGATTTTGACACATTTGACAAACGGATTGTCGATTCCTTGAAAATTGCGCGTGATCAAGGCATCGAAGTGGTCTTTCGGGAGTCGGAGGAAGTGCCGGATCACCCAAACACAGCACGGATATTGCTGGAAGACGAGAATGGGTCGACGGAAGTGGTAGGGATCTCCATCGGTGGTGGCAAAATGGAGATCACCGAACTGAACGGTTTTTCTCTCAACCTGTCCGGTAATGCACCGACATTACTCGTCCTGCACCATGACCGGTATGGTGCCATCGCCACCGTAGCCGGGATTTTGGCTCGCCATCAAATCAACATCGGTTACATGCAGGTTTCGCGTAAGGAAAAAGGTTCGCTGGCTCTCATGACCATCGAGACGGATCAGTCGGTGAGTGAAGAGGTAAAAGCCGAGATCGAGGCGCAAGAAGGCATCACGGGTGTGACCGTGTTGTCATGA
- a CDS encoding DegV family protein, whose product MRKVKVITDSTADIPAELVQELEISVVPLKVHLQGQTYLDGVDIRAEEFYKKLQEANELATTSQPSPIDFVETYRAAAKEGDVDLLSIHLSSAFSGTFQSALLAKSMVEEEFKVTVIDSKKASYAIGMIVVEVARSAKEGKSLDECVALVNRMIDEMGVYFMVDTLEYLQKGGRIGKASALVGSLLNIKPILSISENGEVFPLDKVRGKSKAEARVFELIREKAGDKGLAKAAVFHADRPEEAERWAERLRNEFAVEDVVITQIGPVVGAHVGPGTIAVVVLPA is encoded by the coding sequence TTGCGCAAAGTAAAAGTGATCACCGACAGCACAGCGGACATCCCCGCTGAATTGGTACAGGAACTGGAGATTTCCGTTGTTCCGTTGAAAGTGCATTTACAGGGCCAAACGTATTTGGACGGAGTGGACATTCGAGCCGAAGAATTTTACAAGAAGTTGCAAGAAGCGAATGAGTTGGCGACCACTTCGCAGCCGTCCCCGATCGACTTTGTGGAAACGTACCGGGCGGCCGCCAAAGAAGGAGACGTGGATCTCTTGTCCATCCACCTTTCTTCGGCCTTCAGTGGCACGTTTCAATCCGCACTGTTGGCGAAATCGATGGTGGAGGAAGAGTTCAAAGTTACCGTTATTGATTCGAAAAAAGCGTCCTACGCCATCGGCATGATCGTGGTGGAAGTGGCAAGGTCGGCCAAAGAAGGTAAGTCACTCGACGAATGTGTGGCTCTTGTCAACCGGATGATCGACGAGATGGGTGTCTATTTCATGGTGGACACGCTGGAGTATCTTCAAAAGGGTGGCCGGATCGGAAAGGCGTCCGCTCTCGTCGGTTCGCTGTTGAACATCAAGCCGATTCTCTCCATCAGTGAAAATGGGGAAGTATTTCCCCTGGATAAAGTGCGCGGCAAGAGCAAGGCTGAAGCCCGCGTTTTTGAACTGATCAGGGAAAAAGCGGGGGACAAGGGGTTGGCAAAAGCGGCAGTCTTCCACGCTGACAGGCCCGAGGAAGCGGAAAGATGGGCGGAGCGGTTGCGCAACGAATTTGCGGTAGAAGATGTGGTCATCACGCAAATCGGTCCGGTAGTCGGTGCGCACGTCGGACCGGGAACGATCGCGGTCGTCGTTTTGCCGGCATAA